The DNA region TCATCCGTAAGGTAAACCAGATCGCGGTTGGTTGCGGCGACAATCCTGACGTCGACGCGCTTGTTCTTCTCGCTGCCGACCTTCTCGATCTCGCCTTCCTGAAGGACCCTGAGTAGTTTCGCTTGGACCGGCACCGGCATTTCGGCTATCTCGTCGAGAAACAGCGTCCCCTTATCCGCGAGTTCGAATCGTCCCCTGCGGCCGCCTTTTCGCGCGCCCGTGAACGCTCCTTCTTCGTACCCGAACAGTTCCGATTCGAAGAGGCTCTCCGGTATGGCAGCGCAGTTGACCTTGATCATCGGGCCGTCACAGCGGGGGCTCTCAGCATGTATTGCCTGCGCCAGAAGTTCCTTCCCGACACCCGTCTCCCCCATTATTAGAATGGGTAGGTTCGTGGAAGCGAGCTTCCTGGCCTTCGCCATTAGCTCGTGCACGGACTCACTATTGCAGACCATCGAATCAAACGTATAGACCAACCCGCGGGCCTTCTTCAACTCCCCCTTGTAGTAATCGAGAGCACTCTTGAGGGAATCGATCTCCTTGAGCATTTCTTTATGCTGCTCCACCGTCCAGAACTGGCTCCTGCCGAATGCGCCGATCGGCTGGCCGTCCTTGATTATCGGCAGGCGAACTCCCAACATCCGTTCGCCGTGGAAGACCATCGACACGAAGAACTCGGGCGTGCCCGTCCGGGCCGCAATGTGCAACCTGGTGCCGGGAATTACCTCGGTGGCGTGCCTCCCGAGTACGTCGCCCAGATTAATCCCGAGGAAATCGGCATAGAAGTGGTTAATGAGCACTATGCGACCTTCCGAATCAACCGCTACTACACCTTCATAAGGGTTGTCCACGATCTGTTCCAGCAGAGCGAGACGGGCCGCGTCTTTGTAAAGACAAAAGTCCACAGGCGTTCCTCCTCGCATTAGAGGATCCATATTAGTGCATTTGTAAACAACACCCAGTACATCAGGGGATCGTTCACTTGAAGGGAAGTGCGCGATTGGACTATTACGAGAGCGGTAATCCAAATCCTTTACAAAGCGGGGACCCCGCTGCCCGTTTCTTGGCAGCAAGGCCCCCACACTGATCGAACCGCCTGCCTCAGTTCGTTACGGTCCCTGCTGCCCCCGGAGTCAAGTTGACGGTTTTTTTGACGGTTAGAGTCTCAAGTAGTG from Bacillota bacterium includes:
- a CDS encoding sigma 54-interacting transcriptional regulator, whose product is MDFCLYKDAARLALLEQIVDNPYEGVVAVDSEGRIVLINHFYADFLGINLGDVLGRHATEVIPGTRLHIAARTGTPEFFVSMVFHGERMLGVRLPIIKDGQPIGAFGRSQFWTVEQHKEMLKEIDSLKSALDYYKGELKKARGLVYTFDSMVCNSESVHELMAKARKLASTNLPILIMGETGVGKELLAQAIHAESPRCDGPMIKVNCAAIPESLFESELFGYEEGAFTGARKGGRRGRFELADKGTLFLDEIAEMPVPVQAKLLRVLQEGEIEKVGSEKNKRVDVRIVAATNRDLVYLTDEKRFRQDLFYRLGVARFVVPPLRERVEDIPMLVEALLTEICSNLGRTSDMRVRPDAMDIIIRYRWPGNVRELRSVLETSVALHSAGSELTPDDLPQYLKASVEGSGHNVPASLKGSIETLERSMVLQALSSAGGNKAKAARALGIHRSVLYRKLSSFEPE